In the Purpureocillium takamizusanense chromosome 5, complete sequence genome, one interval contains:
- the rpl29 gene encoding 60S ribosomal protein L29 (COG:J~EggNog:ENOG503P6WF) gives MAKSKNSSQHNQWRKAHRNPLVVFFDPTGYQPKPLTISQHQEAQDFEIPVPEGLRSQVPPKPPTCSSRHRQGSEGGEGGQAGHRLESAGC, from the exons ATGGCGA AGTCAAAGAACTCCTCGCAGCACAACCAGTGGCGCAAGGCGCACCGCAACCCGTTAGTCGTCTTTTTTGACCCGACAGGATACCAGCCGAAGCCGCTGACAATCTCGCAGcaccaagaagcccaagacTTCGAGATACCCGTCCCTGAAGGGCTGCGATCCCAAGTTCCGCCGAAACCACCGACATGCTCTTCACGGCACCGCCAAGGCTCTG AGGGAGGCGAAGGAGGGCAAGCGGGACACCGTCTAGAAAGCGCCGGATGCTGA
- the TFC4 gene encoding transcription factor TFIIIC subunit tfc4 (COG:K~TransMembrane:1 (o823-844i)~BUSCO:EOG09260CMZ~EggNog:ENOG503NXIZ): MDVSDRREYGSLERETRDSSDADSDLEELQGDIAKFDESVREFLASHHGSSDVPRLARGGARGRGARGPRKAAKPRGDITARLSRVNQAFLAGDYDQAVDLAFEVIRINAETHQAWTALSSIFRERGELDRALSAMVYAAHLRPKDVSGWLRCASFALDTIEEDEKTNLNTARLCYSAALRADPTHIDARLGKAAVCHRQGHHAAAVAEYKIVLRSRPYDLDLVRKLAESCVDSKNPSTTLPTAIQAYRQFFDHGVESQSSDDLQPLWHDVGIYVELFAAAERYGEAIHELKALSRWLVGRVSEKFWDDYQADDREWDIDADRRSHVSDYSANHFNQTLYGSALPLDLRVRLATYRLRLSHESEALRHLDWFDTSDSRTADFVGDFPFLIYELGTELARCGRQGLAAKYFELLRREVTEPDPATLLQLGRCYLTLGEQPAAEECFLAAIDADEDSIEARVELANMYERAREDEEALILAAEAMALKEAREQPSSAPLEGDGESPEAIQRPKRAVGSKQRMRKPRAQAADSTAAAGDVSKKSIVPRRYRPKRLAGPDKRLQDEQARAVKLSHQYEAVRDLKRQIMAGRHDLVPTWMATSKELVDDFRSLKRFYTWDKYLRFLGPRGPPQHPGAGETHDSELTQMYERLTRSIAPHGDFHGRDLTIAGLMSHEGIAFEDWLDLFLDYAIGLAIAHRREEAYQICQAARDSTVFQSSKHEFAIYVAWSVCAIYTSDEERCVSVARHLMRDGAITDSYRMFALLSRLCQSPVSWYTSGPAQKFILRQIKAIDARNGGVPAEATGQSGTIDAGGQQRVRGFEVDVCLLMLYGHILFTSTSYAYSLGYFLRARSLDPTNSMVNLSLGLAYVHYGLKRQSANRQYLLLQGQTFLFQYLQGAPGMANESNTTKAERFYNVGRLFQLLGISYLGSNYYATALELCRKEEGGKDLSACIVLNSVVSLLSVGNKALALSLLKSNLKL; the protein is encoded by the exons ATGGATGTTTCAGACCGTCGCGAGTATGGCTCTCTAGAGAG GGAAACACGCGATTCGTCCGATGCGGACTCGGACCTAGAGGAACTTCAAGGAGACATCGCCAAGTTTGACGAATCTGTGCGAGAGTTCCTTGCGTCTCATCATGGATCTTCGGATGTACCGCGGTTGGCTCGAGGCGGTGCTCGGGGGCGCGGGGCGCGGGGCCCGCGAAAAGCAGCAAAGCCGCGAGGTGATATCACCGCTCGGCTCTCGAGAGTGAACCaggccttcctcgccggcgactaTGATCAGGCCGTAGACCTCGCATTTGAGGTGATTCGGATCAATGCAGAGACTCACCAGGCCTGGACGGCTCTATCGTCCATCTTCCGTGAGCGTGGGGAGCTTGATCGGGCTctctcggccatggtgtaTGCTGCTCACCTGCGGCCGAAAGACGTGTCCGGCTGGCTGAGATGTGCCTCTTTTGCCTTGGACAccatcgaggaggacgagaaaACCAACCTCAACACCGCACGGCTTTGCTACTCGGCCGCCTTGCGAGCTGATCCAACTCATATTGACGCGAGACTGGGCAAGGCAGCCGTGTGCCATCGCCAGGGCCATCACGCCGCTGCAGTTGCCGAATACAAAATTGTGCTAAGGAGTCGCCCTTATGACTTGGATCTCGTGAGGAAACTGGCCGAATCTTGTGTTGACAGCAAGAACCCCAGCACAACTCTGCCCACGGCAATACAAGCATACCGTCAATTTTTCGACCACGGAGTTGAGTCGCAATCCTCGGACGACCTGCAGCCCCTTTGGCACGATGTAGGAATATACGTCGAGTTatttgccgccgccgagcgatATGGAGAGGCAATCCATGAGCTCAAGGCCCTATCGCGGTGGCTTGTTGGGCGCGTCTCTGAGAAGTTTTGGGACGACTACCAGGCAGACGATCGGGAATGGGATATCGATGCGGATCGCCGATCCCACGTTTCTGATTATTCTGCAAACCATTTCAACCAGACGTTGTATGGCAGCGCTTTACCCCTCGACCTGCGCGTCCGCCTGGCTACCTATAGGCTGAGGCTGAGCCATGAGTCCGAGGCACTG AGGCATCTAGATTGGTTCGATACCAGTGACAGCCGCACGGCCGACTTTGTGGGCGATTTCCCTTTCCTCATCTATGAACTGGGCACCGAGCTCGCCCGCTGTGGGCGACAAGGTCTTGCGGCCAAATACTTTGAGCTTCTGCGACGTGAAGTCACTGAACCAGATCCGGCAACGCTACTGCAGCTGGGCCGGTGCTACCTCACCTTGGGAGAGCAGCCTGCTGCGGAAGAATGCTTTTTGGCAGCAATCGACGCTGATGAAGACAGCATAGAAGCTCGGGTCGAGCTTGCCAACATGTACGAGCGGGCCagagaagacgaggaagcccTCATTCTAGCAGCGGAAGCCATGGCCTTGAAAGAGGCTCGGGAACAACCGTCCTCTGCTCcactcgagggcgacggcgagtcACCAGAGGCAATACAACGTCCGAAACGGGCCGTTGGCAGCAAACAACGAATGCGAAAACCTCGGGCACAAGCAGCGGACAGtacagcggcggcgggcgacgtaTCCAAAAAGTCAATTGTTCCCCGGCGTTATCGTCCAAAGAGGCTTGCAGGCCCCGACAAGCGCCTCCAGGATGAGCAGGCACGTGCCGTCAAGCTTTCTCATCAGTACGAGGCAGTGCGTGATCTCAAAAGACAGATCATGGCTGGTCGGCATGACCTCGTCCCAACCTGGATGGCCACCTCGAAGGAGCTGGTAGACGATTTCAGGTCTCTCAAGCGCTTTTATACATGGGACAAGTATCTCCGATTCCTGGGCCCCAGAGGCCCTCCACAACACCCTGGTGCGGGTGAAACTCACGATTCTGAGCTGACGCAGATGTATGAGCGATTGACACGAT CCATCGCACCACATGGCGATTTCCATGGGCGAGATTTGACCATTGCAGGGTTGATGTCTCATGAGGGCATCGCCTTCGAAGACTGGCTTGACCTCTTTCTCGACTACGCGATCGGGCTGGCGATTGCGCATAGACGTGAGGAGGCATACCAGATATGCCAAGCTGCCAGGGACTCGACCGTGTTCCAATCAAGCAAGCACGAGTTTGCCATATATGTGGCTTGGAGCG TCTGCGCTATCTACACGAGCGACGAAGAGAGATGCGTGTCGGTTGCCCGCCATCTCATGAGGGACGGGGCGATTACGGACTCATACCGCATGTTTGCGCTTCTTTCGCGGCTCTGCCAGTCACCAGTGTCGTGGTACACGTCGGGTCCGGCCCAGAAATTCATCCTCCGCCAAatcaaggccatcgacgccagGAATGGGGGCGTCCCTGCTGAGGCGACGGGCCAGAGCGGCACCATTGACGCTGGAGGTCAGCAACGGGTGAGAGGCTTCGAGGTCGACGTCTGTTTGTTGATGCTGTACGGGCATATCCTCTTCACATCGACTAGCTATGCCTACTCCTTGG GCTATTTCCTgcgggcgcgctcgctcgacCCGACGAATTCAATGGTGAATTTAAGCTTGGGCCTCGCCTATGTGCACTACGGGCTGAAGCGCCAATCCGCGAACCGGCAGTACCTGCTCCTGCAGGGCCAGACGTTCTTGTTCCAATACTTGCAGGGAGCACCTGGTATGGCGAACGAGAGCAACACGACCAAAGCAGAGCGGTTTTACAATGTCGGGCGACTGTTCCAGCTCCTGGGCATCAGCTATCTGGGCTCGAACTATTATGCGACGGCATTAGAGCTTTGCAGAAAAGAGGAGGGTGGCAAGGACCTGTCGGCCTGCATCGTGCTGAACAGCGTCGTGTCGCTGCTGTCTGTGGGAAACAAGGCGCTGGCCTTGTCGCTTTTGAAAAGCAACTTGAAGCTGTAG
- the VTS1 gene encoding Flap-structured DNA-binding and RNA-binding protein (COG:J~COG:T~EggNog:ENOG503NVVA), with amino-acid sequence MLNMSGSHIIGNRNSTPEANSASSLRPPSSRTIGSGSSLRASADMAALTGSSPSSRIRPSSDFYGQSQQGHGQAGLENDSQDKIAQQWIADIDQYETTLEEMAAATLDQDFKDELSAIEQWFRVLSEAERTAALYALLQQTTQVQIRFFIQVLQQMGKNHPMSGVLSPANFDKDPMSNRLSDAMNKLNVESARNSYSRNSTMASTAKRHSGLDPSTINAMFPDAAAAIATEKAKFTQQTGNPPASNRNSAAIDPRSSIVGPSISASQEPREAGIGNTASLWGSGSGDQGGANAKASSTQTPMGQFVQPPPSGGLRSPRPQMGGGSAIQQTTLTAPDKNPADLPLLSPYNAGSGNWASMVNTPMAPTFNAGATGGTQADMVANATAMKLAALSTVNNRFALDDVRKYRRARSNDAPGHSQMSPPTQSINLPGTNVVMINEHGQVLSREQVLAMQAQQGLGMGGQRSRPSSPGIAMQSGLGSVAHFTSPQHNGFLSAYDGSSGMLNSGMPSVNLGQLGLPGHEGYLSDHSDMVRGRSPRGRRGSSKPPEDPTDPTLLQDIPSWLRSLRLHKYTDNLKDMKWTDLVELDDKALEDRGVNALGARRKMLKVFEQVKGMQDPENGATSILTMTHRGKGRGQARLEQHVRVVMLSRSVLCSSGPVFTTPHAPLEC; translated from the exons ATGCTCAACATGTCCGGCAGCCACATCATCGGAAATCGCAACAGCACGCCCGAGGCGAacagcgcctcgtcgctgcgTCCTCCTTCGTCACGGACCATCGGCTCGGGCAGTTCGCTGCGCGCTTCTGCCGATATGGCTGCCCTCACCGGCTCCTCGCCTTCGAGCCGCATTCGTCCGTCGTCTGACTTCTACGGCCAATCTCAGCAGGGGCACGGCCAGGCCGGTCTCGAGAACGATTCGCAGGACAAGATTGCCCAGCAATGGATCGCCGACATCGATCAGTACGAGACCACGTTGGAGGAgatggctgctgctactcTGGACCAGGACTTCAAGGACGAGCTCAGTGCAATTGAGCAGTGGTTTCGTGTCCTGAGCGAGGCCGAACGCACGGCTGCTCTCTATGCTTTACTCCAACAAACGACCCAGGTCCAGATTCGGTTCTTCATACAGGTTCTCCAGCAGATGGGCAAAAATCACCCCATGTCCGGGGTTCTCTCCCCCGCAAACTTCGACAAAG ACCCCATGTCCAACCGTTTGAGCGATGCCATGAATAAGTTGAACGTGGAATCGGCGCGCAATTCCTACTCGCGCAATTCGACCATGGCATCAACGGCCAAACGCCACTCCGGCCTGGACCCTTCGACAATCAATGCCATGTTTCCGGATGCCGCTGCAGCTATTGCAACTGAGAAGGCGAAGTTCACACAGCAGACCGGCAATCCTCCCGCATCCAATCGTAACAGCGCCGCCATTGATCCTCGCTcgagcatcgtcggcccAAGCATCTCAGCCTCCCAGGAGCCACGGGAGGCCGGCATCGGCAACACTGCTTCGCTCTGGGGATCCGGCTCTGGTGACCAAGGCGGCGCCAATGCCAAAGCGTCATCGACGCAAACACCTATGGGCCAGTTCGTCCAGCCTCCGCCGTCTGGGGGTCTCCGGTCTCCTCGGCCGCAGATGGGCGGCGGTTCCGCCATACAGCAGACAACCTTGACAGCGCCCGACAAGAACCCCGCCGACCTGCCGCTACTGTCTCCGTATAATGCTGGGAGCGGCAACTGGGCTTCGATGGTAAACACCCCCATGGCGCCGACCTTTAATGCCGGCGCTACTGGTGGAACTCAAGCCGACATGGTCGCCAACGCGACTGCAATGAAACTCGCCGCCTTATCAACCGTCAACAACCGCTTCGCACTTGACGACGTCCGCAAGTAccgccgcgctcgctccAACGACGCGCCGGGGCACAGCCAGATGTCTCCGCCAACACAGAGCATTAATCTTCCCGGCACTAATGTAGTTATGATCAACGAGCACGGACAAGTGTTGAGTCGCGAACAGGTTTTGGCCATGCAGGCGCAGCAAGGGCTCGGTATGGGTGGCCAAAGGTCGCGCCCGAGCTCTCCGGGCATCGCGATGCAGTCTGGCCTCGGCTCGGTAGCGCACTTCACTTCGCCTCAGCACAACGGGTTTCTGAGCGCCTACGACGGCTCTTCAGGAATGCTCAACAGCGGCATGCCATCGGTTAACCTTGGCCAACTGGGATTACCTGGCCACGAGGGATACTTGTCAGACCACTCTGACATGGTTCGCGGGCGATCTCCTAGGGGCCGTAGGGGCAGCTCCAAGCCGCCCGAGGATCCGACTGATCCAACATTACTTCAGGACATCCCGAGCTGGCTGCGCAGCCTGCGACTGCACAAGTATACAGATAATTTGAAGGATATGAAATGGACtgaccttgtcgagcttgaCGACAAGGCGCTTGAGGACCGCGGCGTCAACGCGCTTGGCGCCAGGCGCAAGATGCTCAAGGTGTTTGAGCAGGTCAAAGGTATGCAGGACCCTGAAAACGGCGCTACGTCAATACTAACGATGACACACAGAGGCAAAGGCAGAGGGCAAGCTAGGTTAGAGCAACACGTGCGGGTTGTCATGCTCTCCAGGTCTGTGCTTTGTAGTAGTGGTCCTGTCTTTACAACACCTCACGCTCCTCTTGAGTGTTAA
- the VTS1 gene encoding Flap-structured DNA-binding and RNA-binding protein, variant 2 (COG:J~COG:T~EggNog:ENOG503NVVA) yields MLNMSGSHIIGNRNSTPEANSASSLRPPSSRTIGSGSSLRASADMAALTGSSPSSRIRPSSDFYGQSQQGHGQAGLENDSQDKIAQQWIADIDQYETTLEEMAAATLDQDFKDELSAIEQWFRVLSEAERTAALYALLQQTTQVQIRFFIQVLQQMGKNHPMSGVLSPANFDKGSFRFDRQLDPKHSADTSSDPMSNRLSDAMNKLNVESARNSYSRNSTMASTAKRHSGLDPSTINAMFPDAAAAIATEKAKFTQQTGNPPASNRNSAAIDPRSSIVGPSISASQEPREAGIGNTASLWGSGSGDQGGANAKASSTQTPMGQFVQPPPSGGLRSPRPQMGGGSAIQQTTLTAPDKNPADLPLLSPYNAGSGNWASMVNTPMAPTFNAGATGGTQADMVANATAMKLAALSTVNNRFALDDVRKYRRARSNDAPGHSQMSPPTQSINLPGTNVVMINEHGQVLSREQVLAMQAQQGLGMGGQRSRPSSPGIAMQSGLGSVAHFTSPQHNGFLSAYDGSSGMLNSGMPSVNLGQLGLPGHEGYLSDHSDMVRGRSPRGRRGSSKPPEDPTDPTLLQDIPSWLRSLRLHKYTDNLKDMKWTDLVELDDKALEDRGVNALGARRKMLKVFEQVKEAKAEGKLG; encoded by the exons ATGCTCAACATGTCCGGCAGCCACATCATCGGAAATCGCAACAGCACGCCCGAGGCGAacagcgcctcgtcgctgcgTCCTCCTTCGTCACGGACCATCGGCTCGGGCAGTTCGCTGCGCGCTTCTGCCGATATGGCTGCCCTCACCGGCTCCTCGCCTTCGAGCCGCATTCGTCCGTCGTCTGACTTCTACGGCCAATCTCAGCAGGGGCACGGCCAGGCCGGTCTCGAGAACGATTCGCAGGACAAGATTGCCCAGCAATGGATCGCCGACATCGATCAGTACGAGACCACGTTGGAGGAgatggctgctgctactcTGGACCAGGACTTCAAGGACGAGCTCAGTGCAATTGAGCAGTGGTTTCGTGTCCTGAGCGAGGCCGAACGCACGGCTGCTCTCTATGCTTTACTCCAACAAACGACCCAGGTCCAGATTCGGTTCTTCATACAGGTTCTCCAGCAGATGGGCAAAAATCACCCCATGTCCGGGGTTCTCTCCCCCGCAAACTTCGACAAAGGTTCGTTCCGGTTTGACCGGCAGCTGGATCCAAAGCATTCTGCTGATACTTCCTCAGACCCCATGTCCAACCGTTTGAGCGATGCCATGAATAAGTTGAACGTGGAATCGGCGCGCAATTCCTACTCGCGCAATTCGACCATGGCATCAACGGCCAAACGCCACTCCGGCCTGGACCCTTCGACAATCAATGCCATGTTTCCGGATGCCGCTGCAGCTATTGCAACTGAGAAGGCGAAGTTCACACAGCAGACCGGCAATCCTCCCGCATCCAATCGTAACAGCGCCGCCATTGATCCTCGCTcgagcatcgtcggcccAAGCATCTCAGCCTCCCAGGAGCCACGGGAGGCCGGCATCGGCAACACTGCTTCGCTCTGGGGATCCGGCTCTGGTGACCAAGGCGGCGCCAATGCCAAAGCGTCATCGACGCAAACACCTATGGGCCAGTTCGTCCAGCCTCCGCCGTCTGGGGGTCTCCGGTCTCCTCGGCCGCAGATGGGCGGCGGTTCCGCCATACAGCAGACAACCTTGACAGCGCCCGACAAGAACCCCGCCGACCTGCCGCTACTGTCTCCGTATAATGCTGGGAGCGGCAACTGGGCTTCGATGGTAAACACCCCCATGGCGCCGACCTTTAATGCCGGCGCTACTGGTGGAACTCAAGCCGACATGGTCGCCAACGCGACTGCAATGAAACTCGCCGCCTTATCAACCGTCAACAACCGCTTCGCACTTGACGACGTCCGCAAGTAccgccgcgctcgctccAACGACGCGCCGGGGCACAGCCAGATGTCTCCGCCAACACAGAGCATTAATCTTCCCGGCACTAATGTAGTTATGATCAACGAGCACGGACAAGTGTTGAGTCGCGAACAGGTTTTGGCCATGCAGGCGCAGCAAGGGCTCGGTATGGGTGGCCAAAGGTCGCGCCCGAGCTCTCCGGGCATCGCGATGCAGTCTGGCCTCGGCTCGGTAGCGCACTTCACTTCGCCTCAGCACAACGGGTTTCTGAGCGCCTACGACGGCTCTTCAGGAATGCTCAACAGCGGCATGCCATCGGTTAACCTTGGCCAACTGGGATTACCTGGCCACGAGGGATACTTGTCAGACCACTCTGACATGGTTCGCGGGCGATCTCCTAGGGGCCGTAGGGGCAGCTCCAAGCCGCCCGAGGATCCGACTGATCCAACATTACTTCAGGACATCCCGAGCTGGCTGCGCAGCCTGCGACTGCACAAGTATACAGATAATTTGAAGGATATGAAATGGACtgaccttgtcgagcttgaCGACAAGGCGCTTGAGGACCGCGGCGTCAACGCGCTTGGCGCCAGGCGCAAGATGCTCAAGGTGTTTGAGCAGGTCAAAG AGGCAAAGGCAGAGGGCAAGCTAGGTTAG
- the ANT1 gene encoding ADP/ATP carrier protein (TransMembrane:2 (i77-98o118-141i)~COG:C~EggNog:ENOG503NVJN), whose translation MGAQSKPEISAWGRAAAGATGAVLANALVYPLDIVKTRLQVQVKSSKASAGLDDSPHYASTWDAITRIVADDGIRGLYAGMNGSLIGVASTNFAYFYWYTVARSLYISSASTTAPSMAIELSLGAVAGALAQLFTIPVAVVTTRQQTARANERKGLLATASEVVQGPDGVSGLWRGLKASLVLVVNPAITYGAYERLRTMFFRGKSSLRPWEAFILGAMSKALATILTQPLIVAKVGLQSKPPPARNGKPFTSFIEVMNFIIEHEGPMALFKGIGPQIFKGFLVQGILMMTKERVELLFVLFLRYLKSLPRAQLQRAAQVASAAAQQGARNGTMTRPLTTS comes from the exons ATGGGTGCGCAATCGAAGCCGGAGATTTCTGCTTGGggacgtgccgccgccggagctaCGGGCGCTGTACTTGCCAATGCCCTCGTATATCCGCTTGACAT CGTCAAGACACGACTCCAGGTCCAGGTTAAGTCCAGTAAAGCAtccgccggcctcgacgacagccCGCATTATGCCTCTACTTGGGACGCCATTACGCGTATagtcgccgacgatggcatcAGGGGCCTCTACGCCGGCATGAACGGCTCCCTCATCGGCGTGGCCTCCACAAACTTCGCCTACTTCTATTGGTATACAGTCGCCAGGTCCCTCTACATCTCCTCGGCTTCGACCACAGCGCCGTCCATGGCCATCGAGCTCTCTCTTGGTGCCGTTGCTGGCGCTCTCGCCCAGCTCTTCACCAttcccgtcgccgtcgtcactACCCGCCAGCAAACGGCTCGCGCCAACGAACGCAAGGGACTTCTCGCCACAGCCAGTGAGGTTGTTCAGGGCCCTGATGGAGTCTCGGGTCTCTGGAGGGGACTCAAGGCCAGTTTGGTTCTCGTCGTGAACCCTGCCATCACATATGGCGCATACGAGCGGCTACGCACCATGTTCTTCCGCGGCAAGAGCAGTTTGCGGCCCTGGGAGGCCTTTA tcctcggcgccatgtcCAAGGCTCTTGCCACAATTCTTACCCAGccgctcatcgtcgccaaggTCGGCTTACAGTCTAagccgccaccagccagAAATGGGAAGCCTTTCACAAGCTTCATTGAGGTAATGAACTTTATTATCGAGCACGAGGGTCCAATGGCTCTCTTCAAGGGCATTGGACCTCAGATCTTCAAGGGCTTCCTGGTTCAAGGCATCCTCATGATGACCAAGGAGAG AGTCGAGCTTCTCTTCGTTCTCTTCCTGCGCTACCTGAAGTCGCTCCCGAGGGCGCAGCTACAAAGGGCCGCTCAGGTCgcttcggcggcagctcAGCAGGGTGCTCGGAATggcacgatgacgaggccctTGACGACCTCCTGA